A part of Setaria viridis chromosome 8, Setaria_viridis_v4.0, whole genome shotgun sequence genomic DNA contains:
- the LOC117866342 gene encoding uncharacterized protein, giving the protein MAACRAGENTTFPFLATVRSLVAIVVSVLAVAVVVMVIVFVHRPVEMDLQSYGYVQTQEWWWIYNNTTRVYEPAKEVPMLIIIHALNPSGRGQIQGNINIVRIMDIPNASFVEMVDFSRFEPTNASFEPTNVSFDLQPHSSHRYRRWVSLKDPASLYYLYDRHHQDASLGFPVMVVVETTYKPAHSEKSINKTYYCWPVTFLCSDSSTPDGGEVPCKTEEDLEYKVSWRSPPPAPSPPPAVAGNWTKLEHNRMRLRTSDGP; this is encoded by the exons ATGGCAGCATGCCGCGCTGGCGAGAACACTACATTCCCCTTCCTAGCCACGGTGCGCTCACTGGTGGCCATTGTGGTCTCCGTGCTCGCCGTTGcagtggtggtgatggtgatcGTCTTCGTCCACCGCCCCGTGGAGATGGACCTCCAGAGCTACGGCTATGTCCAGACACAAGAATGGTGGTGGATTTATAACAACACCACGCGTGTGTACGAGCCAGCGAAAGAGGTGCCGATGCTGATCATCATCCACGCCCTCAACCCCAGCGGCCGCGGCCAGATCCAGGGCAACATCAACATCGTCAGGATCATGGACATCCCCAATGCGTCCTTCGTGGAGATGGTGGACTTCTCCAGGTTCGAGCCGACGAATGCCAGCTTCGAGCCGACGAATGTCAGCTTCGACCTGCAGCCGCACAGCTCGCACAGATACAGGAGGTGGGTAAGCCTCAAGGATCCAGCATCGCTGTACTACCTCTACGACAGGCACCACCAGGACGCGAGCCTCGGCTTCCccgtgatggtggtggtggagaccaCCTACAAGCCAGCGCACTCGGAGAAGAGCATCAACAAGACCTATTATTGCTGGCCGGTTACCTTCCTCTGTAGCGATTCAAGCACCCCGGACGGTGGCGAGGTCCCTTGCAAGACGGAAGAAGATTTGGAGTACAAGGTCTCATGGCGGAGCCCTCCGCCGGCACCGTCTCCTCCGCCAGCAGTAGCAG gaaattggactaaattGGAGCATAATAGGATGAGGCTAAGGACAAGCGACGGTCCATaa